A genomic region of Betaproteobacteria bacterium contains the following coding sequences:
- the slmA gene encoding nucleoid occlusion factor SlmA: protein MPGRKPGQRRVDILHMLARMLEAPRWEKVTTAALAARLEVSEAALYRHFASKAQMYEGLIEFIEETLFGLINRIGAEEPSGLKQVEKTMTMLLGFAQRNPGMTRVLIGDALVNEDERLQARINQLLDRVEASLKQSLRFAAQQGEVDPASDGAAYSALLLDLVIGRWHRFAKSGFKRDPMALWSEHWKSVLGSF, encoded by the coding sequence ATGCCGGGCAGGAAACCGGGTCAGAGACGGGTCGATATCCTGCATATGCTCGCGCGCATGCTGGAGGCGCCGCGCTGGGAGAAGGTCACCACCGCGGCCTTGGCCGCGCGCCTGGAAGTCTCCGAAGCGGCGCTGTACCGGCACTTCGCCAGCAAGGCGCAGATGTACGAGGGCTTGATCGAGTTCATCGAGGAAACCTTGTTCGGGCTCATCAACCGCATCGGCGCCGAGGAGCCGAGCGGGCTGAAGCAGGTCGAGAAGACGATGACGATGCTGCTCGGATTCGCGCAAAGGAACCCGGGCATGACGCGGGTGCTGATCGGCGATGCGCTGGTGAATGAAGACGAGCGGCTGCAGGCGCGCATCAACCAGCTGCTCGACCGGGTGGAGGCGAGCTTGAAGCAGTCGCTGCGCTTCGCCGCGCAGCAGGGCGAAGTCGACCCGGCCAGCGACGGCGCCGCCTATTCCGCGCTGCTGCTCGACCTGGTGATCGGACGCTGGCACCGGTTCGCCAAGAGCGGCTTCAAGCGCGATCCGATGGCCTTGTGGTCCGAGCACTGGAAGAGCGTGCTCGGTTCGTTCTGA